ACAGGGGTTGTGGATAAGCCTGTGGATAACTTCCGGGTCGGAAACGTGACCTGCGTCGTCATCTGAAAAAACCCTGACGGCAGGCCCGGAAACCACGGCGCTCCCACGCCACGCCTTTCGGTATCCGGCCCGGACCCGCCCATCCGAAACCTGCATCAGCCGCATGATGACCGGAATGGTTCACGCAGGAGCCGCCCTTCCCCGGCCGCCCCTGGTCACGGCCCCTGCTTACGGCCACTGGTCACGGCAGGCCGAACCAGCCGGCCAGCACCCGCCCCGCCTCCACCACGTTCACGGGCGACCCCAGGGTCACGCCGGACCCCGCGAACGGCACGCGCGCCCGCGTGTGGCCCTTCACGCCCAGGTCCTCCAGGTTGCCGTGATCGCTGCTGACCACCACCCGCGCGCCCGCATCCAGCAGCCCGGCCAGCAGGGCGTCCACCCGGCGCAGGTACGTGCGGCCCGCCGTCAGCGCGTCCGGCGGGACCGGCTGCGCGCCCGCGTGCCCCAGCAGGTCCCCGAACCACAGGTCCGCGGCGATCAGGTCATGCCCGGCCGCCGCGTCCGCCAGGGCTGCGCCCAGCCGCGCCCAGCTTCCCGCGTTCCCGTCGTCCGGCCAGGGGCGCGCGTACCCCAGGCCCAGCGTCGCGCCCACGAGCGGCACCCCGGGCGGGTTCAGCGGCAGACCCGCCGCACGGAACGAGAACGGAAAGCACCCCAGTCGGTTGCGGCCCCCCACCGCCGCCGCCTCGAAGTACGCCGGAACGTACCCGTTCGCCAGCGCCGCCCGCCCCCCCACCCGTGTCAGGGCCACCGGCAGGCTCTGCGCGGTCAGCAGGCGTTGCAGCGTCGGCCCCGGCTGCGGCCCGAAATGCTCGCCCATCAGCGCCACGGCGTCCGTCCCGGTCAACCAGCACGCCTGCCCCGTCCCGGACTGCGGCAGGCCCGGCACGCCCAGCGTCGCGTCCAGGCACAGGCCCGCATCCACCAGCGGCCGCAGCGCCGGGAGATCCTGCTCCCACACACCGCCCGGCGGCGCGTCCTGCGGGTGCCCCACGCCGTCCAGCGCCAGCCACACGATCCCCCTCACCCCAGCTTCCTCACCCCGCGAGGATACGCCCCACACCCGCCGCATACCCTTGACCGTCCCTGCATACCGCGCTATAGTTGTTGACATCACCGCCCGCAGAGGCGGATTTTTATTGCCTGTTGCGCCTGTCCTCTGCGCCGGATGGCGGATGCCCCGCCCGCCCACAACCCGCTAGCGTGCGCCCATGACCCGTGACCTGCCCCCCGGTACCCGCGTGACCCTGCATGCCGCGCAGGGTGACCTGCCTCCGGGCGCGGCGGGCGTGATCGTGTCGGGAAGCGGCAGCGTGTACGACGTGCAGTTCGGGGCGCACGTGCGGGCCGTGAACCGCGTGCACCTGAAGGTCGAGCGCGCCGCCCTGGAGGCCCTGCCACCCGTGCGCGGCGACCTGCGGCCGTTCGTGCAGTACGCCTGCGTGATGGGCAGCCGCGCCTTCGGGCTGGACACCGGCGCCAGCGACACGGACCTGCGCGGGTTCTACCTGCCGCCTGCCCGCCTGACCTGGGGCCTGAGCGACCCGCCCGAGCAGCTGGAGTTCGCCTCGCTGGCCGGGCCGGGGCCGGGCACCGAGGAGGTGTACTGGGAGGCCCGCAAGTTCGTGCGGCTGGCCCTGAAAGCCAATCCGAACGTGCTGGAGGTGCTGTTCTCGCCCATGCCCGTGCAGGTCACGCCGGTCGCGCGGGCGCTGCTGGACATCCGGGGCGCGTTCCTGAGTCGCCTGATGTACGTCACGTACGGCGAGTACGTCCGCGCGCAGTTCCGCCGCCTCCAGTCGGACCGCGAGCGGCACGGCGAGATCCGACCCAAGCACGCCATGCACCTGCTGCGCCTGCTGATCAGCGGCGCGCACGCCCTGCGGACCGGCGAGGTCATGGTGAACGTCGGCCCGCACCGCGAGAAGCTGCTGGCCGTGAAAAGCGGGCACCTGACCTGGGAGGCTGCCGGGGCGTGGCGGGAGGAACTGCACCGCGACTTCGAGCGGGCCTTCGCGGAGACCTCCCTGCCCGAACGTCCCGACCATGACGCCGCGCAGGACTGGCTGATCGGGGCGCGGCGCGCGGCCCTCGACTGGTAGTGCAGGACTGGCAGCGCAGGACGGGTGGCACACCCCGGCACACCTGGGCCAGGAGGCCTACGCCCCCGCCGCAGATGGCGGATGCCGCGCCGCCCGCGCATGCGGGACAGTGAAGCATGGACCCCGTGACCTTCCCGCCGCAGCTTTCTGCCGCCGTTCAGGCGCATCCCTTCCCGCTGGTGTTCGCCACGGTCAGTGGCGCGCACCTGTACGGCTTTCCCAGTCCGGACAGTGACTGGGACCTGCGGGGCGTGCACGTGCTGCCGCTGCGGCAGGTGCTGGGTCTGGAGGACGTGCCGGAGACGTACTCGCTGGAGCGCGACGATGGGGTGGTGGAACTTGATCTGGTGTCGCATGACATCCGGAAGTTCGCGCGGCTGCTGCTGACCCGTAACGGGTACGTGCTGGAGCAGTTGCTGTCGCCGCTGGTGGTGCACTCGACGCCCCTGCACGCGGAACTGATCGCGCTGGCCCCCGGCGTGCTGACGCGCTGGCACGCGCACCACTACCTGGGGTTCACGGCGAACCAGTGGCAGTTGCTGGCAAAGGAACCCGTGCCGCGCGTGAAGCCGCTGCTGTACGCCTTCCGCACGGTCCTGACGGGCCTGCACCTGATGCGCGCGGGCGTGATCGAGGCGAACCTGGAGGTACTGAACGCCGACGCGCGCCTGCCGTTCCTGACCGACCTGATCGCCCTGAAACGCGGCGGGCGCGAGGCCGAGCCTCTGCCGGAACCGCTGGACGTGTACCGCGCCGAGCACGCGCGGCTGGTGCAGGCGCTGGAGGCCGCGCGGGAAACGACCCACCTGCCCGGCGCCGTGCCGGAGGACGTGCGCCGCGCCGTGAGCGAACTGGTGGTGCGTGCGCGGCTGGGCCACCCTGTCTGATACGGATTCCGTCTGTTTCGTTAACAACCCGGAACAACGCCGGGTTGCTAACTCCACGCCCGGAACCCGTTTCTCTCCTGCTCGCTCTGCTCGGATCGAATGGTTCGCAAACCATTCGATCGGAGTCCATATGACCTTCCGGCATGGCGTGTGCGAGGATACGGGGCGTGTCCGCCGAGCCCGCCCTGACCGAACTGACGGTTCCCGCCCTGTCCCTGGTCGTGCTGATCGGCGCGCACGGCGCGGGCAAAAGCACCTTCGCCGCGCGGCACTTCGCGCCGGAGGAGGTGTTCGCGCAGGCAGACTACCCGGACATTCCGTCATTGCTGGCGGCAGCGGGGGAGAGGCTGGCGGCGGGGCGGCTGGCGGTGCTGGACGGTCTGTTCGTGCGCCCGGTGGACCGCGTGCCCGTGACGGCGCTGGCCCGCGCGCACGACGTGAAGCCCGTGCCGGTGGTGCTGGACCTGCCGCGCGCCGTGCTGGAGGCCCGCACCGCCGCCCCGGCGGACGTGGTGGCGGCGCAGGTGGCCGAGTTGCGCCGCACCCGCCGGGGCCTGCACGCCGAGGGCTTCCGGAACGAGCAGGTGCTGTTCAGTGATGAGCAGGCGCGCACGTTGCCGCTGCGGCGCACGCTGCTGCGCGGGGACCGCCGCGACCTGACCGGCCCCTTCGACGTGATCGGTGACGTGCACGGCTGCCTGCCGGAACTGCACGATCTGCTGCGCGACCTGGGGTACGACCTGAGCGGCGGGGGCGCGCGGCACCCGCGGGGGCGCACGGCGGTGTTCGTGGGGGATCTCGTGGACCGCGGGCCGGACAGCCTGGGCGTCCTGAAGCTCGTCATGGGCATGGTCGCGGACGGCGCGGCGCTGTGCGTGCCCGGCAATCACGACGAGAAACTCTGCCGCGCGCTGGCCGGGAAGGCCGTGAAAGCCATGCACGGCCTGGACGTCACCCTGGCGCAACTGGAACAGGCCGGCCCGGACGTACAGGCGCAGGTTCGCACCTTCATCGACGCGCTGCCCACGCAACTGGTCCTGGACGGTGGCGCGTTGATCGTCGCGCACGCCGGGCTGCCCGCCCACTACCACGGGCGTGGCGGCGGTCGCGTGCGCAGTTTCGCGCTGTACGGCGACGTGAACGGCCAGCGGGACGAACTGGGCCTCCCCATCCGCCGCGACTGGGCCGCCGATTACCACGGCGCGGCGCTGGTCGTGTACGGCCACACCCCGCACGCCGCGCCCCGCTGGAAGGGCCACACCGTGAACGTGGACACCGGCTGCGCGTTTGGCGGCCACCTGAGCGCCCTGCGGTACCCGGAACGCACCACCCTCAGCGTGCCGGCCCGCGCCGTGTACGCCCCCCCACCCCGCCCCCTGCCCGTCCCGGAAGGGGAGAGTGGATCGTAGAAAGTGGGTGGTGCGTGGCCCTTGACAGCGCCAGAGGCATCGCGCACACGCTGTTAACCATCCACCATCCACCATCCACCATCCACCATCCACCATCCACCATCCACCATCCACCATCCACCATCCACCATCCACCATCCACCATCCACCATCCACCATCCACCATCCACCATCCACCATCCGCCATCCGCCGCCTTACCACCAGCCGCGCCGTTTGAAGTACGCGGCGAGCAGGCCGCCGATCAGCAGGAAGCTCGCCCAGGCCAGCGCGTATCCGTAGGGGCTTTTCAGTTCCGGCATGAATTCGAAGTTCATGCCCCACACGCCTGCCAGGAACGTCAGGGGCAGGAAGATCACGCTGACGGCCGTGAGGGTCCGCATGACCTCGTTCATGCGCTGGCTCTGGAGGTTCAGGTGCAGGTCCAGCAGGCTGGTCAGCAGGTCCCGCAGTCCGTCGAGGCGGCCGGCGGCGCGCGTGAACGAGTCCTGCACGTCGCGGTAGCGCACCAGGTCGGCGGGCGTGCAGTTGGCGTGGCGGCCCATCAGGGCGGTCGCCTCGCGGGCGTCGGTGGCGAGGCGGCGGGCCTGCCCGATGCGGTGCTTGAGTTCGAACACGTCCGGCACCGGGTTCTGCCGGTGGTTCTGGAACACGCGTTCCTCCAGGTCGTCCGCCTGTTCTTCCAGGGCGTCGGCCGCCGCGAAGAAGGTGTCGGCGGCGTGGTCGAGCAGTTCGTACGTGACCTCCTGCGGGTTGTTCACGCTGTCGCGGCCGGTCAGGGGCCACACGGCGTTCAGGGCGCGCGTGCCGCCGCTGCTGACGGTCAGCACGGCGTCCGGGAACGTGAAGACGCTCAGGCGTTCCGTGAACTCGTCGGCCTGTTCGGGCCGCGCGAAGGACCGCACCGTGATGAACGAGTGCTCCGGGTACACCTCGGCGCGGCTCCAGTGGCCCTGCTCCAGGGCGTCCTCGACGGCCAGGGGGTTGAGGCTGAAGGTGCGTTGCAGGCTGGCGAGTTCCTCGGGCGCGAGGTTCTGCGCGTCCACCCACACGCCGCTTCCCTGCCCCTGCCAGGGCTGGTCCTCGCCGCTGCCCAGCTGTTTGACGCGAATCATGCCGCCCAGCATGGCAGACGCGGCGCGCCGGGGGCGGCGTGACCCGCTGCTCTATGCTGCCTGGATGAGGCTGCGGGCATGAGTGCGTGGGTGTGGGTGATGGCCGGTGGGGCGCTGGGCGCCGCCGCGCGCTACGGTGCCGGGCTGGCGCTGGGGCCGCTGCTGAACCGGGGCGGGTTTCCGGTGACGGTGCTGCTGATCAACGTGCTCGGCTCGTTCCTGCTGGGCCTGACCCTGACCCTGGTGGGCCGGGGCATCTGGCCGGACGCGGCGCGACTGGCGTTCGGGACCGGGGTGCTGGGCGCGTTCACGACCTTCTCCACCTTCAGCGTGGACCTCGACACCCTGCTGGCACGCGGGCAGGGCGCAGCGGCGCTGGCCTACGCGCTGCTCAGCGTGACGCTGGGCCTGCTGGCCGCCGTCGCGGGGCGCGTGCTGGGGGGCCGTCTGTGACGCGCCGCAAGAAGACCGAGCCGGCCCGGCCGCCCGAGCAGTTCCTGGAACTGTCGGAGTTGCTGGCGTACGTGGGGCAGGTCATCGCGCGCGGCGTGCCCGGCGCGGTGTGGGTGCGGGCCGAGGTGGCCAGCGTCACGGACCGCCGCCACCTGTACCTGGATCTCGTGCAGGCGGGCGAGGACGGCGAGGTCGCCAAGTGCCGCGCGACCGTGTGGGCGCGGGAACGCTTCAGTCTGGAAGGCAAGTTCCGCCGGGCGACGGGCGGGACCCTCACGGCGGGCCTGAAGGTCCTGCTGTTCTGCGAGGCGACCTTCCACGAGCAGTACGGTTTCTCGCTGAACGTGCTGGACATCGCGCCGGAATTCACGCTGGGCGACGCCGCGCTGCGCCTGGACGCCCTGCGGGAGACGCTGGTGCGCGAGGGCGTGTACGGCCTGAACCGCCTGCACGCCGCGCCCACCGATTTCGACCGTTTCGCCGTGATCGCCCCGGTCGGCGCGGCGGGCCTGGGGGACTTCCGGCGCGAGATCGACCCGCTCCAGAGTGCCGGGGTGCTGCGCCCCGTCTACCTGGAGGCGACCTTCCAGGGCCGCGACGCCGCGCCCAGCCTGCTGCGCGCCGTGCAGGCGGCCGCCGACCTGCACGCGCAGGAGCCGCTGGACGCCCTGGTCGTCCTCCGGGGTGGCGGGGCCGTCACGGACCTCGCGTGGCTGAACGACCTGCCGTTCGCGCGCGCCCTGGCGACCTTTCCCGCGCCGGTCATCACGGGCCTCGGGCACGCGCGGGACGACACCCTGCCCGACGAGGTCGCGCACACCCGCACCGACACGCCCAGCAAGGCCGCGGCCCTGATCGTCCGCACCGCCGCGCAGGCCGCCGCGCAGGCGCAGGAGGACACCCGCGCTGTCCGCGCCCACGCCGCGCAGATTCTCGTGGACGCCGACGCGGGCGCGCAGTGGGCGCTGGACCGCGCCCGCACCGCCGCCACACGGCACGTGGACCGCGCCGCGCAGGACGTGGACGCCCTGATGCGTCAGGCGCTCGGCCTCACCCCGCAGCGCACCCTGGCACGCGGGTACGCCCTCGTGCGCGGCGCAGACGGGCAGCCCGTCACCCGCGCCGCGCAGGTCCGCGCCGGGGACACCCTCACGCTGGAATGGACGGACGGCACCGTGCCGGTCACGGCAGACGGGTGAGGCCGGGCTGAGCCGACAATCCCGCCGGACCCAACGAAACATCCCTGCTGGGCGGCAGGGATGATGGGCGCTGAGGGCAGTTACTTGCGGGTGATCACGCACTCGCCAGACAGGCTCTTGAACGTCTTGAACAGCTGTCCCTCGGGAACACCTGCCATCCGCTTGGTGAAGTCACGGAAGGCCTGAAGGTTCCCCTGAACGAGGAATCCCTCGGCAGTCCTCCAGCCAGGACCATCCGTCTGCGCGAAGCAGGCCGTGTAGATCTGCTTGTCGAGGTCGTCGTTTTCCTGGGTGTCGGTGGTGTACAGGATGTCCTGCTCACGGTTGATCTTGAGGCTGGCGCTGCGGCTCGAAGTGCCGTTGGCGAGGTAATTCCATTCATCGTCCTGACTGTCCCACTGCCCGTCGTTGCGGAGCGTATAGGTGTGGGCCACTGCCTTCTTGTCGGTGGTCGTCCCGGTCATTTCGAACAC
The DNA window shown above is from Deinococcus sp. LM3 and carries:
- a CDS encoding metalloenzyme domain protein, producing the protein MRGIVWLALDGVGHPQDAPPGGVWEQDLPALRPLVDAGLCLDATLGVPGLPQSGTGQACWLTGTDAVALMGEHFGPQPGPTLQRLLTAQSLPVALTRVGGRAALANGYVPAYFEAAAVGGRNRLGCFPFSFRAAGLPLNPPGVPLVGATLGLGYARPWPDDGNAGSWARLGAALADAAAGHDLIAADLWFGDLLGHAGAQPVPPDALTAGRTYLRRVDALLAGLLDAGARVVVSSDHGNLEDLGVKGHTRARVPFAGSGVTLGSPVNVVEAGRVLAGWFGLP
- a CDS encoding nucleotidyltransferase domain-containing protein, whose protein sequence is MTRDLPPGTRVTLHAAQGDLPPGAAGVIVSGSGSVYDVQFGAHVRAVNRVHLKVERAALEALPPVRGDLRPFVQYACVMGSRAFGLDTGASDTDLRGFYLPPARLTWGLSDPPEQLEFASLAGPGPGTEEVYWEARKFVRLALKANPNVLEVLFSPMPVQVTPVARALLDIRGAFLSRLMYVTYGEYVRAQFRRLQSDRERHGEIRPKHAMHLLRLLISGAHALRTGEVMVNVGPHREKLLAVKSGHLTWEAAGAWREELHRDFERAFAETSLPERPDHDAAQDWLIGARRAALDW
- a CDS encoding nucleotidyltransferase domain-containing protein produces the protein MTFPPQLSAAVQAHPFPLVFATVSGAHLYGFPSPDSDWDLRGVHVLPLRQVLGLEDVPETYSLERDDGVVELDLVSHDIRKFARLLLTRNGYVLEQLLSPLVVHSTPLHAELIALAPGVLTRWHAHHYLGFTANQWQLLAKEPVPRVKPLLYAFRTVLTGLHLMRAGVIEANLEVLNADARLPFLTDLIALKRGGREAEPLPEPLDVYRAEHARLVQALEAARETTHLPGAVPEDVRRAVSELVVRARLGHPV
- a CDS encoding metallophosphoesterase, translated to MSAEPALTELTVPALSLVVLIGAHGAGKSTFAARHFAPEEVFAQADYPDIPSLLAAAGERLAAGRLAVLDGLFVRPVDRVPVTALARAHDVKPVPVVLDLPRAVLEARTAAPADVVAAQVAELRRTRRGLHAEGFRNEQVLFSDEQARTLPLRRTLLRGDRRDLTGPFDVIGDVHGCLPELHDLLRDLGYDLSGGGARHPRGRTAVFVGDLVDRGPDSLGVLKLVMGMVADGAALCVPGNHDEKLCRALAGKAVKAMHGLDVTLAQLEQAGPDVQAQVRTFIDALPTQLVLDGGALIVAHAGLPAHYHGRGGGRVRSFALYGDVNGQRDELGLPIRRDWAADYHGAALVVYGHTPHAAPRWKGHTVNVDTGCAFGGHLSALRYPERTTLSVPARAVYAPPPRPLPVPEGESGS
- a CDS encoding magnesium transporter CorA family protein, which codes for MIRVKQLGSGEDQPWQGQGSGVWVDAQNLAPEELASLQRTFSLNPLAVEDALEQGHWSRAEVYPEHSFITVRSFARPEQADEFTERLSVFTFPDAVLTVSSGGTRALNAVWPLTGRDSVNNPQEVTYELLDHAADTFFAAADALEEQADDLEERVFQNHRQNPVPDVFELKHRIGQARRLATDAREATALMGRHANCTPADLVRYRDVQDSFTRAAGRLDGLRDLLTSLLDLHLNLQSQRMNEVMRTLTAVSVIFLPLTFLAGVWGMNFEFMPELKSPYGYALAWASFLLIGGLLAAYFKRRGWW
- the crcB gene encoding fluoride efflux transporter CrcB, producing MSAWVWVMAGGALGAAARYGAGLALGPLLNRGGFPVTVLLINVLGSFLLGLTLTLVGRGIWPDAARLAFGTGVLGAFTTFSTFSVDLDTLLARGQGAAALAYALLSVTLGLLAAVAGRVLGGRL
- the xseA gene encoding exodeoxyribonuclease VII large subunit translates to MTRRKKTEPARPPEQFLELSELLAYVGQVIARGVPGAVWVRAEVASVTDRRHLYLDLVQAGEDGEVAKCRATVWARERFSLEGKFRRATGGTLTAGLKVLLFCEATFHEQYGFSLNVLDIAPEFTLGDAALRLDALRETLVREGVYGLNRLHAAPTDFDRFAVIAPVGAAGLGDFRREIDPLQSAGVLRPVYLEATFQGRDAAPSLLRAVQAAADLHAQEPLDALVVLRGGGAVTDLAWLNDLPFARALATFPAPVITGLGHARDDTLPDEVAHTRTDTPSKAAALIVRTAAQAAAQAQEDTRAVRAHAAQILVDADAGAQWALDRARTAATRHVDRAAQDVDALMRQALGLTPQRTLARGYALVRGADGQPVTRAAQVRAGDTLTLEWTDGTVPVTADG